One Bradyrhizobium zhanjiangense DNA segment encodes these proteins:
- a CDS encoding 6-pyruvoyl trahydropterin synthase family protein: MWELTKSFRFEAAHSLSGTTFGAASEEIHGHSFRAEVTVRGTPDPNTGMVVDLGLLQRAIEDVRLMLDHKYLNKIEALGTPTLENLSRFVWDRLAHIGKLTRVSIHRDSCNESCTYYGPQE, from the coding sequence ATGTGGGAATTGACGAAATCGTTCCGCTTCGAGGCGGCGCACTCTTTGTCGGGCACGACGTTCGGTGCGGCGAGCGAAGAGATCCACGGCCACTCCTTCCGCGCCGAGGTAACGGTTCGCGGCACGCCGGATCCCAACACTGGCATGGTCGTCGACCTCGGGCTCCTTCAGCGCGCCATCGAGGACGTGCGCCTGATGCTGGACCACAAATACCTCAACAAGATCGAGGCGCTGGGCACCCCGACGCTGGAAAACCTCTCGCGCTTCGTCTGGGACAGGCTGGCGCATATCGGCAAGCTCACCCGCGTCAGCATCCACCGCGACAGTTGCAACGAGAGCTGCACCTATTACGGTCCG
- the queE gene encoding 7-carboxy-7-deazaguanine synthase, with translation MSYAVKEIFLTLQGEGAHAGRASVFCRFAGCNLWSGREADRSEATCKFCDTDFVGTDGTLGGRYASAAELADTIAAQWAASTANRYVVLTGGEPLLQVDTALIDALHARGFEIGVETNGTIAAPAGLDWICVSPKGGSELVLRRGHELKLVYPQALAAPETYEGLAFERFSLQPMDGPEVAQNTARAIDYCLRHPQWRLSVQTHKSLGIR, from the coding sequence TTGAGTTACGCGGTCAAGGAAATCTTCCTGACCCTGCAAGGCGAAGGCGCCCATGCCGGGCGCGCGTCGGTGTTTTGCCGTTTTGCCGGCTGCAACCTCTGGAGCGGCCGCGAGGCGGACCGCAGCGAGGCGACCTGCAAGTTCTGCGACACGGATTTCGTCGGCACCGACGGCACGCTCGGCGGCCGCTACGCCTCGGCCGCGGAACTCGCCGACACCATCGCCGCGCAATGGGCCGCATCCACTGCCAACCGCTACGTGGTGCTCACCGGCGGCGAGCCACTGCTCCAGGTCGATACCGCCTTGATCGACGCCCTGCACGCCCGCGGCTTCGAGATCGGCGTCGAGACCAACGGCACGATTGCCGCCCCGGCGGGGCTCGACTGGATCTGTGTCAGCCCCAAGGGCGGCAGCGAACTCGTGCTACGCCGCGGCCACGAGCTGAAGCTGGTCTATCCGCAGGCGCTCGCCGCGCCCGAGACCTACGAAGGCCTCGCCTTCGAGCGTTTCTCGCTGCAGCCGATGGACGGACCCGAGGTCGCCCAAAACACCGCGCGTGCGATCGACTATTGCCTGCGCCATCCGCAATGGCGGTTGAGCGTGCAGACACATAAATCGCTCGGCATCAGATAG
- a CDS encoding tRNA (cytidine(34)-2'-O)-methyltransferase, translating into MQIALFQPDIPQNTGTILRLCACLGMAAHIIEPAGFPVSDRSFRRAGMDYLDQVSITRHDSWARFEDWRAAQGDRLLLFTTKGATDYRDFRYQTSDILLFGRESAGVTDAVLEAADARLVIPIRAGLRSLNVAMTAAMAAGEALRQIRNPEGPKD; encoded by the coding sequence ATGCAGATAGCGCTTTTCCAACCCGACATTCCCCAGAACACCGGCACGATTCTCAGGCTCTGCGCCTGTCTGGGCATGGCCGCTCACATCATCGAACCGGCAGGGTTCCCCGTCTCGGACCGCTCGTTCCGCCGGGCGGGAATGGACTACCTCGACCAGGTCAGCATCACCCGGCACGACTCCTGGGCGAGATTCGAGGACTGGCGTGCGGCACAAGGCGACCGCCTGTTGCTGTTCACCACCAAAGGTGCCACCGACTACCGCGATTTCCGTTACCAGACGTCGGACATCCTGCTATTCGGACGCGAGAGCGCCGGCGTCACGGATGCGGTGCTCGAGGCCGCGGATGCGCGGCTGGTGATACCGATCAGGGCCGGCCTGCGGTCGCTCAATGTGGCCATGACCGCGGCGATGGCCGCCGGCGAGGCGCTGCGCCAGATCCGGAACCCCGAAGGCCCAAAGGATTGA